The sequence CGCTCGCCGAGTCGAACGCGATCCTCTGGTACTTCGGCGACGGCACGCGTTACGTGCCGGAGGACCGCTACGAGCGCGCCCAGGTGCTGCAGTGGCAGTTCTTCGAGCAGTACGACCACGAGCCGAACATCGCGGTGGCGAGGTTCTGGCTCCACTACAGCGGCGCGCAGGTCGACCAGGCGGCGGTGGAGCGCCGGCAGGTCGCCGGCTACCGCGCGCTCGACGCGATGGAGAAGCACCTCGCCCGCAGGACCTTCTTCGTCGGCGAACGCTACAGTCTGGCGGACATCGCACTCTACGCCTACACGCACGTCGCCGGTGAAGGGGGCTTCGACCTGAAGCGCTATCCGGCCATCCGGGCCTGGCTCGACCGCGTCGCGTCCCAGCCCGGCCACGTCAAGATCGACGCGTAGCCCGTCGCCGGGGATTCGCCGAAGGCGTTCTCAGCGCGGCTTCGCGTCGCGCCGCTCGTATGTGGAGATCGTCTCCTCCTGCTGCAGGAGGAAGGACAGCTCGTCGATGCCGTTGAGCAGGCAGTAGCGAGGGAACGGCTCGATAGGGAAGGTCGTGCGCGTCCCGTCGGCCAAGGTGATCGTGCGGGCCTCGAGGTCGATGGTGACCGTCGGTGGCGCGCCGCCGCCCGCCGTCTCGATCATCTTCTTGTGATACGCCGGCTCGACGGCGATCGGCAGCAGACCGTTCTTCAGGCAGTTGTTCCGGAAGATCGACGCGAACGACGTGCTGACGACGGCG is a genomic window of Candidatus Dormiibacterota bacterium containing:
- a CDS encoding glutathione S-transferase family protein; translation: MLLYDSAVSGNCYKVRLLLAHLGKQYERRELSVTDRSKRPDILGALNPSLRVPTLVLDDGRPLAESNAILWYFGDGTRYVPEDRYERAQVLQWQFFEQYDHEPNIAVARFWLHYSGAQVDQAAVERRQVAGYRALDAMEKHLARRTFFVGERYSLADIALYAYTHVAGEGGFDLKRYPAIRAWLDRVASQPGHVKIDA
- the leuD gene encoding 3-isopropylmalate dehydratase small subunit, yielding MDPIRTIASSYVVLPIDNIDTDIIIPARFLKVTGKAGLGRHLFANWRYAENGSPRADFVLNRPEAAAARVLVAGDNFGCGSSREHAPWALHDFGFRAVVSTSFASIFRNNCLKNGLLPIAVEPAYHKKMIETAGGGAPPTVTIDLEARTITLADGTRTTFPIEPFPRYCLLNGIDELSFLLQQEETISTYERRDAKPR